In a single window of the Nicotiana tomentosiformis chromosome 10, ASM39032v3, whole genome shotgun sequence genome:
- the LOC138900406 gene encoding uncharacterized protein: MRFVEGQPRVRWGALMKVKAQNLEGRLLALRAWRSSGEASEIWTSTVDCIRKTTREVLGVSKGYPSRHRGDWWWNDVVQSKVESKKAVYLKLMERTDDDERRSNRGRHKKARTEAKLAVIEDKTTAFGRLYEDLGARGGDKKLFRLAKARERKARDLDQVRCIKDEKGIILTEDAQIKRRWHAYIHKLLNKEGDKDIMIGELGHSESHRDFRYCRRIKVEEVVGAMHRMSRGRATGPDKILVEL; the protein is encoded by the coding sequence ATGAGATTTGTTGAGGGTCAACCGAGGGtcaggtggggagccttgatGAAGGTTAAAGCTCAGAACCTGGAGGGGAGGTTGCTGGCTTTGAGAGcctggaggagtagtggggaAGCAAGCGAGATATGGACGTCGACGGTGGATTGTATAAGAAAGACGACaagagaggtattaggggtctcaaagggttacCCAAGTAGGCACCGAggtgactggtggtggaatgacgtGGTCCAAAGTAAAGTAGAATCAAAGAAAGCAGTGTACCTTAAGTTAATGGAGAGAACAGATGATGATGAGAGGAGATCGAACAGAGGAAGACATAAGAAAGCTAGGACGGAGGCAAAGTTAGCGGTCATTGAGGATAAGACTACTGCGTTTGGTCGTTTGTACGAGGATCTGGGGGCCAGAGGAGGGGACAAGAAGTTATTTCGGTTGGCCAAagcgagagagaggaaggctcgtgaCCTGGACCAAGTaaggtgcatcaaagacgagaAAGGCATAATACTAAcagaagatgcccagattaagcgGAGATGGCATGCTTAcattcataaacttctgaataaGGAGGGAGACAAAGACATTATGATAGGGGAATTGGGGCACTCCGAGAGTCACCGAGACTTTAGATACTGTAGGCGTattaaggttgaggaggtcgttgGTGCTATGCACaggatgagtaggggcagagctaCCGGGCCAGACAAGATTCTGGTAGAATTGTAG
- the LOC138900407 gene encoding uncharacterized protein — translation MGAYRLRLGLWNIGMLTGKPIELAKILQKRKVSIASVQDTRWVGSRERLEVKRHFWEGLDEVVHGIPPIEKLFIGGNFIGHIVSSVGGYGKMHGGFGFGNRNGGGILLLAFARAFQLVIVNSSFLKREEHLVTFRSMVAKTQIDFLLLKRNDRGWCEDCKIILSETLVSQP, via the exons ATGGGAGCCTATAGGTTGCGACTTGGATTGTGGAATATAGGAATGTTAACGGGTAAGCCCATAGAGTTGGCGAAGATTCTACAAAAGAGGAAGGTGAGTATAGCTAGTGTGCAGGATActaggtgggtagggtcgagAGAGAG GCTTGAGGTTAAGAGGCACTTTTGGGAGGGGTTGGATGAGGTGGTGCATGGTATTCCGCCTATAGAGAAATTATTTATAGGAGGAAATTTCATTGGTCATATTGTGTCGTCTGTTGGTGGGTATGGAAAGATGCATGGGGGCTTCGGCTTTGGGAATAGGAACGGAGGAGGTATTTTACTGTTGGCATTCGCTAGAGCTTTTCAGTTGGTGATTGTGAACTCTAGTTTTTTGAAGCGGGAAGAGCATTTGGTTACTTTCAGAAGTATGGTGGCTAAGACCCAGATTGATTTTCTTCTCCTCAAGAGGAACGATAGGGGATGGTGCGAGGATTGCAAGATTATTCTGAGTGAGACCCTCGTGTCACAACCATAG